A region of Nostoc sp. 'Peltigera membranacea cyanobiont' N6 DNA encodes the following proteins:
- the psaA gene encoding photosystem I core protein PsaA: MTISPPEREEKKARVIVDNDPVPTSFERWAQPGHFDRSLARGPKTTTWIWNLHALAHDFDTHTSDLEDISRKIFSAHFGHLAVVMVWLSGMIFHGAKFSNYEAWLSDPLNVKPSAQVVWPIVGQDILNGDVGGGFHGIQITSGLFQVWRGWGITNSFQLYVTAIGGLVLAGLFLFAGWFHYHKRAPKLEWFQNVESMLNHHLQVLLGCGSLGWAGHLIHVSNPTNKLLDAGVALKDIPLPHEFILNKDLLTELYPSFAAGLAPFFTLNWGQYADILTFKGGLNPVTGGLWMSDIAHHHLAIAVLFIVAGHQYRTNWGIGHSIKEILENHKGPFTGEGHKGLYENLTTSWHAQLATNLAFLGSLTIIIAHHMYAMPPYPYLATDYATQLCIFTHHMWIGGFLIVGGAAHAAIFMVRDYDPVVNQNNVLDRVIRHRDAIISHLNWVCIFLGFHSFGLYIHNDTMRALGRPQDLFSDTGIQLQPVFAQWIQNIHALAPGTTAPNALEPVSYVFGGGILAVGGKVAAAPIVLGTADFLIHHIHAFTIHVTVLILLKGVLYARSSRLIPDKANLGFRFPCDGPGRGGTCQVSGWDHVFLGLFWMYNSISIVIFHFSWKMQSDVWGTVDADGTVTHITGGNFAQSAITINGWLRDFLWAQATQVINSYGSALSAYGLLFLGAHFVWAFSLMFLFSGRGYWQELIESIVWAHNKLKVAPAIQPRALSIIQGRAVGVAHYLLGGIATTWAFFHAHILSVG, from the coding sequence ATGACAATAAGTCCTCCGGAGCGAGAGGAAAAGAAGGCAAGAGTAATCGTCGATAACGATCCGGTTCCAACCTCATTCGAGAGATGGGCGCAACCTGGACACTTTGACAGATCCTTAGCCAGAGGTCCCAAAACCACCACATGGATTTGGAACCTGCACGCACTCGCCCATGATTTCGATACACATACAAGCGATTTAGAAGACATATCCCGCAAGATATTCTCAGCCCACTTCGGCCACCTGGCTGTAGTGATGGTTTGGTTGAGCGGGATGATTTTCCACGGCGCGAAGTTTTCTAACTACGAAGCTTGGCTAAGTGACCCGTTAAACGTTAAGCCTAGCGCTCAAGTCGTTTGGCCTATTGTTGGGCAAGACATTTTAAACGGTGATGTTGGCGGTGGTTTCCACGGCATTCAAATCACCTCCGGTTTGTTCCAAGTATGGCGTGGTTGGGGGATTACAAACTCCTTCCAGCTTTATGTAACTGCGATCGGTGGCTTGGTATTAGCAGGCTTATTCCTATTTGCCGGCTGGTTCCACTACCACAAACGCGCTCCTAAACTGGAATGGTTCCAGAATGTGGAGTCGATGCTGAATCACCACTTGCAAGTATTGCTAGGTTGTGGTTCCTTGGGATGGGCAGGTCACTTAATCCACGTGTCCAATCCGACCAACAAGCTTTTGGATGCAGGTGTTGCTCTCAAAGACATCCCCTTGCCCCACGAGTTCATCTTGAACAAAGACTTGTTGACCGAGTTGTATCCCAGCTTTGCTGCTGGTTTAGCACCTTTCTTCACCTTGAATTGGGGTCAGTATGCTGACATCCTTACCTTCAAGGGCGGTCTGAACCCAGTAACTGGTGGCTTGTGGATGAGTGACATTGCTCATCACCACTTAGCGATCGCAGTTCTCTTTATCGTTGCTGGTCATCAGTACCGTACCAACTGGGGTATTGGTCACAGCATTAAAGAGATCCTCGAAAACCACAAAGGTCCTTTCACTGGTGAAGGTCACAAAGGTCTCTACGAAAACCTGACCACATCTTGGCACGCTCAATTGGCTACTAACCTAGCCTTCTTGGGTTCACTGACCATCATCATCGCGCATCACATGTACGCGATGCCCCCCTATCCATACTTGGCAACTGATTACGCTACGCAGTTGTGCATATTCACACACCATATGTGGATCGGTGGCTTCTTGATTGTTGGTGGAGCGGCTCACGCTGCTATCTTCATGGTGCGGGATTACGATCCTGTTGTGAACCAAAACAACGTACTGGATCGGGTGATTCGTCACCGCGACGCGATTATTTCTCACCTGAACTGGGTATGTATTTTCCTCGGCTTCCATAGCTTTGGACTTTACATCCACAACGACACAATGCGCGCATTGGGTCGTCCTCAAGACTTGTTCTCTGATACAGGGATTCAATTGCAGCCAGTATTTGCCCAGTGGATACAAAATATCCACGCCTTGGCTCCTGGTACAACTGCACCTAATGCCCTAGAACCAGTTAGTTATGTCTTTGGCGGCGGTATTTTGGCTGTTGGCGGAAAAGTGGCAGCTGCACCCATTGTTTTGGGCACAGCCGACTTCCTAATTCACCACATTCACGCCTTCACAATTCACGTCACCGTCCTAATTCTGCTCAAAGGTGTGCTGTACGCCCGTAGCTCTCGTCTGATTCCAGACAAAGCAAACTTGGGCTTCCGCTTCCCCTGCGACGGGCCTGGTCGTGGCGGTACTTGTCAAGTGTCTGGTTGGGATCACGTATTCCTCGGACTCTTCTGGATGTACAACTCCATATCAATTGTAATTTTCCACTTCAGCTGGAAGATGCAATCAGATGTCTGGGGAACCGTAGATGCAGATGGTACTGTGACTCACATCACTGGTGGTAACTTTGCCCAAAGTGCTATTACCATCAACGGTTGGTTGCGGGACTTCTTGTGGGCACAAGCTACACAAGTCATCAATTCCTATGGCAGCGCGCTATCTGCCTATGGTCTACTCTTCTTAGGCGCTCACTTTGTCTGGGCATTCAGCTTGATGTTCCTGTTCAGTGGTCGCGGCTACTGGCAAGAACTAATTGAGTCCATAGTTTGGGCGCATAACAAACTGAAGGTAGCTCCAGCAATTCAGCCTCGCGCTCTGAGCATTATTCAGGGTCGGGCTGTAGGGGTAGCTCACTACCTCTTAGGAGGAATTGCCACCACTTGGGCATTCTTCCATGCACACATCCTTTCAGTAGGGTAG